A genomic segment from Sander vitreus isolate 19-12246 chromosome 3, sanVit1, whole genome shotgun sequence encodes:
- the LOC144515955 gene encoding uncharacterized protein LOC144515955 isoform X1: MQQEQERAELEKDSKLQGQTGASGEENDLENEVQELPDATSEVEKGVEEAGGSQEEVLEKEKEEEKTGDEGEGESIIPGATSDLHPSISEEEERENSSSCLSQREEVNPETTTSSPNPELPHHPIPRCQPPTRGSHLTKRDKKIIEKIRSYYEAAAEAEENEAEEEGEQGEGVASRRRNSFSQIPSGLVKESVSRFDVNGPQGQSNYETTEAFDQETDQETEPYSPTGPISSPTLPSADAENDGRADEPISSLDFDVEDPTSPTSSVIQDKETPNKVGLNLESNPNMPVGQEADIQDMNGKVCKEVLEEKQEVETRVVASEENGGNAPQGQGPSVTKQSKCGDEIIKTSAGNQAVMNRHQPNPAEPNGSHKEPPTPLPPTEQCIKTETKTDSTWTRTKHRDLARTSGNLEGLPSQIKVGRWSRHSRIVTANRVLFEGMGSDVAGIGLFEATPVVDPMLMENSDRILSKVQTLARMYSAKASTMKVPLHQKRASAAWNQTWDYSRLSGHSSQTQTESQAQVHSLTQLHKPIKYQQQKQYHMEVSQSHTHSKSKYGTKTHSETKVQSQTITQTRQQSQIQTKTQNQTKIYSQYQTQTMSREDQTTQEKRIIKRAESLKNDFQEEVLAPVEPLLFGHVFVKEQLAPACPHQTNGFTLSRPRDFISALTKERDSIVDCISGDNNQSSTRPGESLPTSPRDPSSSQAQANNYNPRYTSTDTSMASTALGHHLRTQPEEPSSSLCFSSSNSPLTSAMNSDCRVTEFTDCCSNREVHSKTEEREKREGSEELSDLCGPVNSGREESTTINIITQPAHSEPSISAHSIPQWEMSKDGDEQDKYEQDIAAAQCIQDKHAPEYKMSKGETDNKDASVCLVCPGPMDGEASPGELVLMVATTQSQAPTEYQKSTKPGLGVDQSQRETKPQKDEPPSVQMKLNVTKYDSSSQTRMILQGSAVIFTEETPYFRSSGEPVATPEDHKASAQSPWSSVQNSESNPTRPRVPSVQSADCLPTFTSQRPQNLPTAMGKRALSNTSCREPGQQDSQSPTSLPLSGRPSGSRPSSRPSLETSNLVERPYQANVTPGQNTDQTSAFRPSLRHRSPSPVRALPSMPPCSSPFRVISASSPTPVSAEDASLNTVSGTPPTPSSGRGSSLRARPASPSTPSSPFTPSSSSSGRSSSIRAGPSSSPTPSSSSLQSPPCTSPIASSSAFTRSLAASCISQSIIQSMAKKNNALQQAPPINMENQSPSSTSSLPSSHLQRRSPSPKLPPSQQGLSTPAYAQLGCAKDGYQHPRGPPSSLWSSCPSPSPMQSPPPSLSQRSPSPSMTLTNHQPSSPSPRPSFLHSKTDSSQNANNNNNNNSIGINAANSNASNTSSCSLYRAVSNGGWSGSPQKALLANGSTNTTAMQQTPDPLWLGSHNRVARPFSASEPSSRVQSPSPSPTLASFTRLCSPPPQHNYSSPMANKPPHPRSTRVGGASSHNPLGLTLELPRTSSASSAFGLSSSCLSPRILSPPPIGVSVNAWTNNVAAPQPRNPRYASASPSLSFSSSLGSPTLENASFPTSISSLRSSRASSPSATCPPATSQTLRRSFSSNLADRSPSPARSNPSGLRRSWADSSHRSLGFSGSGRGSFDQQESCPTSPRSGWSSYGSSPSCLSPRAGLQSPLSPGRLTPGKGTLGGQHFTSVPWPDVRELSNKYNGTDSLDLSATSTIIASPPAPLSSLSHTLLSSPVPSDRQTEWADAELEEGNCRSQLICAYVARPSCVQNLSSSCMVLSSSGMTSPSPACYQHHNFQSTTPPLPSNPSPLPLSSSPLPFAHSSPTKQGNQKTSYATTVNLQIAGSGRITSFSTAQVSLTQTLQGGAEARGPGQGQMTRRVSINGLSHLPSPLPQSCNRL; this comes from the exons atgcagcAGGAGCAGGAAAGAGCAGAGTTGGAGAAGGACAGCAAGCTTCAAGGCCAGACTGGCGCCTCTGGAGAGGAAAACGATCTTGAAAATGAAGTCCAAGAACTTCCAGATGCAACAAGTGAAGTGGAAAAGGGTGTGGAGGAAGCTGGGGGGTCTCAAGAAGAGGTgttagaaaaagagaaagaagaggagaaaacagGGGacgaaggagaaggagagagcatCATCCCTGGTGCAACATCAGATCTGCATCCCTCAATctcagaggaggaagaaagagagaacagCAGCAGTTGTCTTTCACAAAGGGAAGAGGTGAACCCTGAGACCACCACTTCCTCCCCAAATCCAGAGCTCCCTCATCACCCCATCCCGAGATGCCAGCCACCCACGAGAGGCTCCCACCTCACCAAGCGTGACAAGAAGATCATCGAAAAAATCAGGAGTTACTATGAGGCAGCAGCCGAGGCCGAAGAGAATGAGGCAGAGGAGGAAGGTGAACAGGGAGAAGGAGTGGCATCAAGAAGGAGAAACAGTTTCTCACAAATCCCATCTGGCTTGGTGAAGGAGTCGGTATCCCGCTTTGATGTGAATGGACCCCAGGGACAATCCAATTATGAAACAACTGAAGCTTTTGATCAGGAAACTGATCAAGAAACAGAGCCATATTCCCCCACTGGTCCCATCTCTTCCCCAACTCTACCTTCAGCAGATGCAGAGAATGATGGACGGGCAGATGAACCAATCAGCTCCTTGGATTTTGATGTAGAGGACCCAACCTCACCAACCTCTAGCGTGATACAGGACAAAGAGACCCCAAACAAAGTGGGCCTGAATCTAGAGTCAAACCCAAACATGCCTGTTGGACAAGAGGCTGATATACAGGACATGAATGGAAAAGTCTGCAAAGAAGTATTGGAGGAAAAGCAAGAGGTGGAGACAAGAGTTGTGGCTTCTGAGGAGAACGGTGGAAATGCACCGCAAGGACAAGGACCATCTGTTACAAAACAGTCCAAGTGCGGAGATGAAATAATCAAAACCAGTGCTGGAAATCAAGCTGTTATGAATAGGCATCAACCTAACCCAGCAGAACCAAATGGAAGCCATAAGGAACCTCCTACACCTCTGCCACCTAcagaacaatgtataaaaactGAGACCAAAACTGATTCCACTTGGACCAGAACCAAACACAGAGACCTAGCCAGGACCAGTGGGAACCTTGAGGGTCTTCCCAGTCAGATAAAAGTTGGTCGATGGTCCCGCCACTCCAGGATTGTCACCGCTAACCGGGTCTTGTTTGAGGGCATGGGATCGGATGTAGCCGGCATTGGGTTATTTGAGGCTACCCCTGTAGTGGACCCCATGCTGATGGAAAACTCAGACCGTATTCTGAGCAAGGTCCAAACATTGGCCCGGATGTACAGTGCCAAAGCCAGCACCATGAAGGTCCCACTGCATCAGAAACGGGCCAGCGCTGCATGGAACCAAACATGGGACTACAGTAGACTGTCTGGACACTCAAGTCAGACCCAAACTGAAAGCCAGGCACAGGTTCACTCTCTGACGCAATTACACAAACCAATTAAGTACCAGCAGCAAAAACAATACCACATGGAAGTCAGTCAATCACATACCCATTCCAAGTCTAAATATGGAACTAAAACTCACTCCGAGACCAAGGTTCAGAGCCAAACTATAACACAAACAAGGCAGCAATCTCAGATCCAAACTAAAACCCAGAACCAAACCAAGATTTATAGCCAATACCAGACTCAAACAATGAGCCGGGAGGACCAAACCACCCAGGAGAAGAGGATAATAAAGAGAGCAGAAAGCCTGAAAAATG ATTTCCAGGAGGAGGTGCTGGCACCCGTTGAGCCTCTGCTGTTTGGACACGTGTTTGTCAAGGAGCAGCTTGCCCCGGCCTGTCCCCACCAGACAAATGGTTTCACCCTCTCCAGGCCCAGAGACTTCATCTCCGCTTTGACTAAGGAAAGAGACTCCATTGTGGACTGTATATCAGGTGACAACAACCAGTCTTCCACCAGGCCTGGGGAAAGTCTACCAACTTCACCAAGAGATCCATCATCCAGTCAGGCTCAGGCAAACAACTACAACCCCAGGTACACCTCCACTGACACGTCCATGGCTTCTACAGCATTAGGGCATCACCTCAGAACACAACCTGAAGAGCCGAGCTCCAGTTTGTGCTTCTCTTCCAGTAACAGCCCGTTGACGTCAGCCATGAACTCAGATTGTAGAGTCACTGAGTTCACGGACTGCTGCTCTAACCGGGAGGTCCATTCAAaaactgaagagagggagaaaagagaggg GTCAGAGGAGCTGAGTGACCTGTGTGGCCCTGTTAATTCAGGCAGAGAAGAATCAACAACTATAAACATCATTACTCAGCCAGCCCACTCTGAGCCAAGTATCTCTGCTCACAGCATACCACAGTGGGAAATGTCCAAAGATGGAGATGAGCAGGACAAATATGAGCAGGATATAGCAGCTGCCCAATGTATACAAGATAAACACGCACCAGAATACAAAATGTCCAAAGGAgaaactgacaacaaagatgcaAGCGTTTGTTTGGTTTGCCCAGGACCCATGGATGGAGAGGCATCCCCAGGGGAGCTAGTTCTGATGGTAGCGACTACACAGAGTCAGGCTCCAACAGAGTACCAGAAATCTACAAAGCCAGGACTTGGCGTAGATCAATCCCAGAGGGAAACAAAGCCACAGAAAGATGAGCCCCCAAGCGTTCAGATGAAACTAAATGTGACAAAGTATGATTCTTCCTCACAAACCAGAATGATTCTTCAGGGTTCAGCCGTGATCTTTACGGAAGAGACCCCTTATTTCAGATCCTCAGGAGAACCGGTTGCAACCCCAGAGGATCACAAAGCAAGTGCACAAAGTCCATGGTCATCGGTTCAAAACTCCGAATCAAATCCTACCCGACCACGTGTTCCTTCGGTGCAGTCTGCAGACTGTCTACCAACATTCACCAGCCAGAGGCCGCAGAACCTACCCACTGCTATGGGTAAACGGGCTCTGTCTAACACCAG TTGCAGGGAACCAGGTCAGCAGGATTCACAATCCCCAACCAGTCTGCCATTGTCTGGCCGCCCATCAGGCAGCCGCCCATCTTCCAGACCATCCTTGGAGACATCCAACCTGGTGGAGAGACCTTACCAGGCCAATGTTACCCCTGGCCAGAACACAGATCAGACCTCAGCCTTTAGACCCAGCCTCAGGCACCGCTCCCCCTCCCCTGTTAGAGCTCTCCCTTCCATGCCTCCCTGCTCCTCACCATTCAGGGTTATTTCAGCATCTTCACCGACCCCAGTATCTGCTGAAGATGCCTCCCTAAACACCGTCTCCGGGACTCCTCCTACTCCCTCTTCTGGCAGGGGTTCCTCGCTGCGAGCTCGCCCTGCCTCCCCTTCTACACCCTCCTCTCCTTTCACTCCCTCGTCCTCTTCCTCTGGGAGGTCTTCATCCATACGAGCGGGTCCTTCTTCCTCCCCTACAccatcttcctcttctctccaaTCTCCCCCCTGTACCTCCCCCATTGCTTCTTCCTCTGCATTCACCAGATCCTTAGCTGCCTCCTGTATTAGCCAGTCCATCATTCAGAGTATGGCGAAAAAGAACAATGCCCTGCAACAAGCCCCACCCATAAACATGGAAAACCAAAGCCCCTCCTCCACGTCTTCCTTACCCTCCTCTCATCTACAACGGCGCTCCCCTTCACCTAAACTCCCTCCGAGTCAGCAGGGCTTGAGCACGCCTGCGTATGCCCAGCTGGGGTGTGCTAAAGATGGGTACCAACATCCAAGGGGTCCGCCGTCCTCTCTCTGGTCCTCTTGCCCTTCTCCGTCTCCCATGCAGtcacctcctccctctctttcccaaCGCTCCCCCTCCCCGTCTATGACTCTGACCAATCATCAGCCATCTTCTCCTTCCCCTCGACCCTCATTCCTTCATTCCAAAACGGACTCGTCACAGAacgcaaacaacaacaacaacaataacagcatTGGCATAAATGCAGCGAATAGCAATGCAAGTAATACCAGCAGCTGTAGCCTTTACCGTGCTGTGAGTAATGGGGGTTGGTCCGGAAGTCCACAGAAGGCGCTGCTAGCTAATGGTAGCACTAACACCACAGCAATGCAACAAACCCCTGATCCTCTCTGGTTGGGGTCACACAATCGTGTAGCTCGCCCTTTTTCTGCATCCGAACCCAGCTCACGAGTTCAGTCCCCATCTCCCTCTCCAACCCTTGCGTCATTCACTCGACTCTGCTCCCCACCTCCTCAACATAATTACTCCTCCCCGATGGCGAACAAACCTCCCCACCCCCGGAGTACACGGGTAGGAGGTGCCAGTTCCCATAATCCACTCGGGCTCACTTTGGAGCTACCAAGGACCTCTTCAGCAAGTTCAGCATTTGGGCTGTCTTCGTCATGCCTAAGCCCTCGGATCCTCTCCCCGCCTCCTATTGGCGTGTCAGTGAATGCTTGGACAAATAATGTTGCAGCACCCCAACCCAGAAACCCTCGATATGCTTccgcctctccctctctttccttttcttcctcaTTAGGCTCACCAACACTGGAGAATGCCTCTTTTCCCACTTCCATTTCTTCTTTGCGTAGTTCCAGAGCATCTTCCCCTTCTGCAACCTGTCCTCCTGCAACCTCCCAAACCCTCCGTAGGTCTTTCTCCTCCAACCTGGCAGACAGATCCCCTAGCCCAGCCCGGAGCAACCCTAGTGGACTGCGCCGCTCTTGGGCAGACAGCAGCCACAGGTCTCTTGGTTTCAGTGGTAGTGGCCGAGGGTCCTTTGACCAGCAGGAGTCCTGTCCAACTAGTCCAAGGAGTGGGTGGTCCTCGTACGGCAGCTCACCGTCCTGCCTCAGTCCTCGAGCTGGGCTTCAATCCCCACTGTCACCTGGCAGGCTTACCCCAGGGAAGGGCACCCTTGGTGGGCAGCATTTCACCAGTGTGCCCTGGCCAGACGTACGAGAGCTTTCAAACAAATATAATGGAACTGATAGCCTTGATTTAAGTGCCACTTCCACCATCATCGCCTCccctcctgctcctctctcctcgctcTCCCacaccctcctctcctctcctgttccatcagacagacaaacagaatgGGCAGACGCAGAGCTAGAAGAGGGTAACTGTCGTAGCCAGCTGATCTGCGCCTATGTTGCCCGGCCCTCCTGTGTACAAAATCTCTCTTCCTCATGCATGGTTCTCTCTTCCTCGGGCATGACATCCCCTTCACCTGCATGCTATCAACACCACAACTTCCAATCCACAACGCCTCCCCTACCTTCAAACCCTTCCCCCTTGCCCTTGAGCTCATCACCACTACCATTCGCCCATTCATCTCCTACCAAACAGGGGAACCAGAAGACCAGTTATGCCACCACGGTTAACCTCCAAATTGCTGGAAGTGGCCGAATAACCTCCTTCAGCACCGCCCAAGTTAGCCTGACCCAAACCCTGCAGGGTGGAGCCGAAGCCAGAGGACCGGGACAGGGGCAGATGACGAGGAGAGTAAGCATCAATGGACTTTCACACCTTCCTTCCCCTCTTCCTCAGAGCTGTAACAGGCTATGA